One Anaerobacillus alkaliphilus DNA window includes the following coding sequences:
- a CDS encoding carbamoyl phosphate synthase small subunit translates to MKGYIVLSTGEFFEGELLGNDQEVYGEAVFFTGMTGYEEVITDPSFKGQIVVFTYPLIGNYGINGSDQESKIPQASALIMQGCRNQGYHYEAKQPLTEYAKKHSIPILVGVDTRAVVKRIRELGDMGAIITTNLETVDFSTKQGIETRNLVEEVSITEMETYGDGEYHVVMIDFGYKKSILSNLVQLGCKVTVVPFDTDEKTIQSLQPDGILLSNGPGNPKKLLHLAPQIKRLATMYPTMGICLGHQLLALAFGGNTEKLRFGHRGANQPVQDLFTKKVYITSQNHSYFVTDESLKQTGFIPRYININDRSIEGMSHKQYPITSVQFHPEAHPGPSDSEEIFLHFLTDMSSKRREKAYA, encoded by the coding sequence GTGAAGGGATATATCGTTTTATCAACAGGTGAATTCTTTGAAGGTGAGTTATTAGGGAATGACCAAGAGGTTTATGGTGAGGCAGTTTTTTTTACTGGCATGACCGGATATGAAGAAGTGATTACTGATCCTTCTTTTAAAGGACAGATTGTTGTATTTACGTACCCTCTGATCGGTAATTATGGAATTAACGGGAGCGATCAAGAAAGTAAAATCCCTCAAGCTTCAGCATTAATTATGCAAGGATGTAGGAATCAAGGCTACCATTACGAAGCGAAGCAGCCGTTAACTGAATATGCAAAAAAGCACTCTATTCCGATATTAGTAGGAGTTGATACAAGAGCGGTTGTAAAAAGGATTCGTGAATTAGGTGATATGGGCGCAATCATTACAACCAATTTGGAGACGGTTGATTTTAGTACAAAACAAGGAATTGAAACAAGAAATCTTGTCGAAGAGGTTTCAATTACAGAAATGGAAACGTACGGTGATGGAGAATATCATGTTGTCATGATTGATTTTGGTTATAAAAAATCAATTCTATCCAATTTAGTTCAATTGGGTTGTAAAGTAACTGTTGTTCCTTTTGATACAGATGAAAAAACAATTCAGAGTCTTCAACCAGATGGAATTTTGTTATCTAATGGACCAGGTAATCCAAAGAAATTGTTACATTTGGCACCACAAATCAAGAGGTTAGCAACAATGTATCCTACGATGGGAATATGTTTGGGTCATCAATTGTTAGCGTTAGCGTTTGGTGGGAATACGGAGAAACTACGGTTTGGACATAGAGGCGCAAACCAACCAGTTCAAGACCTATTTACAAAGAAAGTCTACATTACTTCTCAAAACCATAGTTACTTCGTTACTGACGAAAGTTTAAAACAGACAGGGTTTATCCCACGTTATATAAATATTAACGATCGATCGATTGAAGGTATGTCACATAAACAGTACCCAATCACATCAGTACAGTTTCATCCAGAGGCCCATCCAGGACCTTCAGATTCAGAAGAGATCTTTTTACACTTTCTAACGGACATGAGTAGCAAGAGGAGAGAAAAAGCATATGCCTAA